The Engystomops pustulosus chromosome 1, aEngPut4.maternal, whole genome shotgun sequence genome has a window encoding:
- the RTN4R gene encoding reticulon-4 receptor, with the protein MQGAKLLLLVTCCIIYKLKVQCCPEVCLCYDEPKITFSCQQQRLTVIPPYIPVQTQRIFLHNNKITLIRATSFTSCQNLTILWIHSNNISHIESGAFYGLTKLEELDMSDNFNLKTITSTTFRGLVHLHTLHLNRCGLQELPPGIFQGLYSLQYLYLHDNNLHFLHDDTFVDLGNLTYLFLHGNKLNSLSENVFSGLTNLDRLLVHQNRLDMIHRRTFHDLKKVTTLYLFSNALTVLKGEVLSPLVSLQYLRLNANQWICDCRAKSLWSWLKSFKGSSSELECYLPTNLAGKDLKKLGINDLDGCANISFHSIKTGSFSAKTSLNFEEISDSCCQPAIDKSLVIGTNTKSGPSSHTSRILPNIPIKDKENISKTKIISNVDHRKNRTYKPISYSPIATVSSKLDNSLTKLNQNNDFDSVEPSTVPNKKRLPCLKKVKSKSQCRMYQPGTNNGLLNFITTNLLCMTQFFMLQVYF; encoded by the coding sequence gCGCTAAGCTGCTGTTACTCGTTACCTGCTGCATCATCTATAAATTGAAAGTACAATGTTGTCCAGAAGTCTGTCTGTGCTATGATGAACCGAAAATCACATTTAGCTGTCAGCAGCAAAGACTAACTGTAATTCCACCCTATATTCCCGTACAGACGCAACGCATCTTTCTGCATAATAACAAGATAACTTTAATAAGGGCCACTAGTTTCACCTCCTGCCAGAACCTCACTATCCTATGGATTCATTCAAACAATATAAGTCATATTGAGTCTGGGGCCTTCTATGGATTAACCAAATTGGAAGAACTAGACATGAGTGACAATTTTAACCTCAAAACTATTACATCAACTACATTTCGTGGTCTTGTCCATCTACATACTTTACATCTTAATCGCTGTGGCCTGCAAGAATTGCCCCCTGGGATCTTCCAAGGCCTTTATTCTTTGCAGTACCTCTACCTGCATGACAACAACCTACATTTCTTGCATGATGATACCTTTGTCGACCTGGGGAACCTCACTTACCTGTTTCTTCATGGAAACAAATTGAATAGCTTATCTGAAAATGTATTTAGTGGCCTAACTAACCTAGATAGATTACTGGTGCATCAAAACAGGCTGGATATGATCCATCGCAGAACTTTTCACGACCTTAAGAAAGTGACAACCTTGTACCTGTTTAGTAATGCCTTGACAGTGCTTAAAGGAGAAGTATTATCACCCCTTGTATCTCTACAGTACCTACGCTTAAATGCAAACCAGTGGATTTGTGATTGCAGAGCCAAATCTCTCTGGAGTTGGTTGAAATCATTTAAAGGCTCATCATCAGAGTTAGAATGCTACCTTCCAACAAACTTAGCTGGGAAAGACCTAAAAAAACTTGGAATCAATGATCTTGATGGATGTGCCAATATTTCTTTCCATTCAATCAAAACAGGTTCATTCAGTGCCAAGACATCTCTTAATTTTGAAGAGATCTCAGATAGTTGTTGTCAGCCTGCCATCGATAAATCACTTGTAATTGGCACAAACACTAAATCTGGCCCATCTTCTCACACCAGTAGAATCTTGCCAAATATCCCGATCAAGGATAAAGAAAATATCtcaaaaacaaaaattataagTAATGTTGACCACAGAAAAAACAGAACATATAAACCAATCAGTTACTCCCCCATTGCCACTGTATCAAGCAAATTAGATAATTCCCTAACAAAGTTAAATCAAAACAATGATTTTGATTCTGTCGAACCATCAACAGTCCCGAACAAGAAGAGGCTTCCCTGCTTGAAAAAAGTAAAGTCAAAATCTCAGTGTCGAATGTATCAACCAGGAACTAACAATGGGCTTCTGAATTTTATCACCACAAATCTTCTCTGTATGACTCAGTTCTTCATGCTACAGGTGTACTTTTAA